In the Thermomicrobiales bacterium genome, GTGACGAGCGTCGCCAGCAATGGCCCGAGCGTGACGCCGGAGTGTGTGACTACCTCAGCATAGCCAGGGAGCACGCTGACAAGGCCGGCGCTCGTCCGGCCATCGGCCGGGATCGGCCGCGTGCCGACCGACCAGCGCGAGACGCGAGCCGCCTCAAGCGCCGGGAGGTAGTCGGCCGCGCGGCGCAGCAGCTCGACTGCCCACTCGGCCGGCGACTCGCCGCGCTCGATGCCCACATCGGCATCGCCGTGGTGCAGCATCAGGAGATCACCGTCCGGCCGCAGGTGCACTCGCGGTGTGTGGACGATGCGCCGAACCTGTCCGCTCGCGTGGCTGGCGCGAACGATCAGCCCGCGGGTCGGCGCTAGCGGCAACTCCCTGCCGGCCAGCCGGGCAATCGCATCCGCGGCAGGGCCGGCGCAGTTGACGACGAGGTCGGCGGGGATGCGCTCGCCGTTCGCCAACTGGACACCGCTGATTCGCCCGCCATCGCGCTCGATCGCCGTCACCTGGCTGGCAACGTGAACCTCTGCGCCGTGTTTACGAGCCTCGTCGGCCATCGCTCGGGCCATGGCAGGCCCATCGACCCATGACTCGGTCGGGAAGTAGACCCCTTGCTCGACATCGTCCTCGACGCGGAGCGCTGGCTCCAGATTCGCCATCTCGGCCCGACTCAACCATTCAACCGGGTAGCTCCAGGCGCGGAGCCGCGCAACCTGCGCCTCGAGCCGGCCGCCATCGTCACCCACGATCCAGGCGAGGTTGCCCCCCTCGCTGTACCACGGGGCGTCGCCAAGCTCATCGCGTAGCTCGCCCCAGGCACGCATTCCGGCAACGTTGAGGGCAAAGTAGTCTTCAGGCGTCTTGGTGTTTGAGTTGGTCCAAGCGAAGCTCGAGCCGGTTGTGCCCCAGCCCGGCTCGGCGGAGTCGAGCAGCGCAACTGCCTGGCCGGCCTGTGCCAGCCGGAAGGCAAGCGACGCGCCAACCACGCCAGCCCCGATAACAACGATCCTTCGCATCCTCACCGCCCTTTCGTTCTCGCAGAGCTCTCTCCGCGGCAGGATACCGCAGGCTCAACTAGCATCGCGCAGGCGCTCACGAGCGATCGAAACGATCGCCGGCCAGTGACGATGGATGGTGCGGCGGTTGACTCCGATCAGCTCCGCGATCCGCGATGGACCGTGGCCATCCCGGACCGAGAGCTGGAAGATAGCCTGGTCGCGCGAGTTGAGGTAACCGCAGATCTCAACGATCACCTGGTTGGCCAGGACGATATCTTCGATATCGATCGAGTCCAGCGGGTCGTGCGGCGCTCCGTCTTGTGGCGCGACGATCGCGCCCTCGCGCAGCAGCGCGCGCACCCGGCCGGCCAGGCGCATCGGAAACACGCGCAGGAAGTAGTAGCCGAAGCCAGCCGGACCGTCCTGGCTCGTCAGCGGCTGCCACCCTGCCAACACATCGACGAACGCAAGAAACGCTTCCTGCTGGACATCGTCGATCTCCCACGGGTCAATGGCACGGCGGCGGTAGCGGGCACAGAATCGTGCCACCTTCCACGAGAGCATCGTCAGCAATCGGTCGCGGATGGCCAGGTCGTCGCGAGCGAGGAGCGCATAACGCGAGAGCGCCAGATCGAGATCCGGGGTCATCTCGACATCGCCGAGCGAGCGCGCAATGAGCGCGGTGAGCCAGTCGCTGGGGTCTGGGGTAGATCGTTCGGTACTGTTCATTGCCACTCCAGTGGCCGGGCAGCCCGGAGGGCGGGACGCGAGCGCACCGCCAGTCCGGGTTGTCCGGATGTCGTGGCGCTTGTGCGCTCAGTTCAGGAAGAACAGCATCAGGTGCTGTAGGTAGGGGGAATCAGCGCCAGCCGCCATGGTCGCCGGCCAGGCTCTCTGGCAGGTCGCCGCTGGCAGACGCTGGCCGCAGATCGAGGATGTGCTGTGCGCCACAGCGTGGGCAGGTTGCATGGACACAACCCGACGCCTCGTAGAATCGGTCGCGGACCTTGATTTGAATCTGGCCGCCTGGCTCGTACATCCCCAACAGGATCGGGGGTTCGCCGCAGCGACACTCCCAGCGCTGCTTCGCCACCCGCCCGATGCGGGCTTGCCGTTCGGTCATGCTCCTCACCTCCTTTCCTTCGTGTTGCTGGCTGCGTCGCGCCGCGCCGGATCGCGGGCGAAGCGGGCCGGCACGATCATCGGCGCGCCGGTGCGTTCGGTGATCCGATCGATAGCTGCGTTCAGCTGGCGCAGCCGGACCCGATGGTCGTCGAACAGGTCGAGCTGGTGCGACGCCGACGCCAGGCTCGCGACCCGGACGCCAAGTAGCCGCACCGGCGCCCGCCGCTCGGCCAGCGCGCGATCGAGCAGCTCGGCCGCGACGACGTGGATAACCTGGTGGGCGTCGGTCGGCCGATCGAGCGACTGTTGGCGACTGATCGTCGCAAAGTCGTCGTAGCGGAGCTTCAGCGCGACCGTCGTCGCCATCAGTCCACGGCGGCGCAACTCGGCCCCCGTCCGCTCGCAGAGCCGATAGAGCGTCGAATCGAGCTCGGCATGGGCGACGATGTCCCGGTCGAACGTCTGCTCGTGGCCGAGCGACTTGCGCTCGCCCGGCTCGCCACGCACTGCCCGGTCATCCTCCCCACGGGCGCGCGCTTGCAGCCGGCCGGCGTCGCTCCCAACGATGTCGAGCAGCAGCACGCCCGGCGCGACGGCCAGATCCGCCAGCGTCACGATCCCGGCGGCGCGTAGCCGCGCGGTCGCCTTCGGCCCGACTCCCGGCAACCGTTCGACCGGCAACGGGCCCAGCGTCGCCGCCTCCTGCCCGCGGCGGACGATCCGCAGCCCGTCGGGCTTGTCGAGGTCGGAGGCGATCTTGGCTACCAGCTTGTTCGAGGCAACACCAAGCGAGACGGCCAGACCGACCTCGTCGCGAACTCGCTGCTTCAGCGCCCGCGAGAGCTGCTCGACGCTACCGAACAGCCGCTCCGAGTTGCTGATGTCGAGGTAGGCTTCGTCGATACTGACCACTTCGACCAGCGGCGAGAAGTCGTCGAGGACAAGTCGGAAGCGCTGTGACAGCTCGCGGTACAACGCGCCGTCGGGCCGTACGATGACCGCTTGCGGACAGAGGCGGACCGCCTGCGCCATCGGCATCGCCGAGCAAACGCCGTGCTGGCGGGCTTCGTAGGTGGCCGAGGCAACCACACCGCGCCCCTCCGGCGACCCGCCGACGATAACCGGCCGGCCGCGCAGCTCGGGGCGACGCAGCACCTCGGCTGCGGCGAAGAACGCGTCGAGGTCCGCATGGACGACCCAGCGGTCGGCGTCGTGCGCGTACACTTCATCCTCCCGGCTGCCAATACCAAGAATAGAACATATGTTCTATTCTGACTCGATAGTAAAGCCCCGCGCCGCCGATGTCAACCATGTGTCACACAGATGTTGGCGGCGAACGCGGATATTGTCCGCGCGCCGCCCGTCGGGCTATTCTGGTCGCCAGCGGGCTAGTTGACAGAGAGGTAGACGTCAGATGGCAGATGTAGCGCGAGTGGCGATCATTTCCGATGTCCATGGCAACCGACCGGCGTTTGAGGCAGTGCTGGCCGAGGTCGATCGGCGCGGCCCCTTCGACACGCTCGTCGGAGGCGGCGACTATGCGTTTGGCGGGGCGTTCCCCGACGACTCACTGGCGCTGGTTGTCGAGCGCGGGCTGACGTGCGTCCGCGGCAACACGGATGAGTGGATCATCGAGGCGGCCACCAATGGACGCCAGCCGGCCCACGGCTACGAGCCGGAGCAGGCGCACAGCGAGCTGCTGCGCTCGGTCGATGCCTGGGCCGCCGCCCGGTTGAGCGACGACCATCGGCGGCTTCTGGCCAACCTGCCGGTAAGTTGGGAGACGACGGGACCGAGCGGTCAGACACTCGCCTTCGTCCATTCCACGCCCTGGAGCACCCACCCGGTCATTCTCCCCGACGCGCCGGAGGAGATGGCGCGCCGGATGCTCGACGCCGCCGGCGCTCAGATGCTGCTCTACGGTCACATCCACTACGCTTACACCAGGCAGGTCGACGATCGAACGCTGGCGTGTGTCGGCAGCGTCGGGATGCCGTTCGACGGGGACTGGCGGCCGTGCTTCGCGGTTGCCGAGGATGATGGCGCTGGCTGGCGTGTCGAGCACGTCCGGGTCGAGTATGACCGCGAGCCATATCTGGCAGCGCTGCTGGAATCGGGCGTGCCGAACGCGGCGGAATTCATCAGCTCGATCCGCCAGCGAGGCGGATGAGCCGGGCGGAGAGTCCGCGACCGCGTGGTATCATCGCCAGAATGTGGAGACTGGCGAACGATCTTGCACACACCGGTTGGGGCGGCTCGGTACCCGCGCTCCACGGAGTCACCCAGATATGACCAGAGTGTTCTTCGGGCTCTCGCTGGCGCTGGTTGCGATGCTCCAGGCATCGTTTGTGCCGGCCCTCGGGCTGATTGCTATCCAGCCGGATCTCGCGCTGATCCTGTTGCTCGCGTGGAGCGCGTCCCGTGGGATGGCCGAGGGAATGGCTTGGGCGCTGGGTCTCGGCATCTGGCTCGACCTGCTGACACTTCGATCCTCTCGGAACCCATGCATTCTCGTTGCTGGTCGTTGCCGTTATCGGCGGGCTGGCCGGCCAACGGATATTCCGGTCGGGGATCGTCCTGCCGATCGTCCTGGTCGTCGTGGCGACACTGGCCTCCGGCCTGGTCGCATCGCTTGTGGCACGCTTCAGTGGGGATGCGGCCGGCGGGCTGGAGATGATGCGGCCGATCGTCGCAGCCGTGTTTCTGAACACCATGTTCGTGCTCGTTGGCTGGGTCGTCCTGCTCATCGTGGATCGCTGGATACCGCGTCATGTTTAAGAAGAATAAGCGCATGGAGCTCGTCCGCCCCGGCGAGCGCCGCCGTCGCGAAGAGAGCGACGGCGATGACAATCGAATCACGCGCCGGGTCCTTCTGGCCCGCGGGACGATCGGGCTGGCGTTCGTCGGGCTGGGTGGCAAGCTCTGGCAGATGCAGATTGCCGAGGGCAACGAGTTCCGGCGTATCGCTCGCGAAAACGTCATCGAGTTCCAGCGGCTGAAAGCGCCGCGCGGGCGGATCCTCGATCGCGCAGGCGAGCCACTCGCCGAGAATCGTCGCTCGTGGAGCGTCCAGGTCACCCAGAGCCGGTTGCCGGACGACAAGGATCAGCGGGAGCACATCCTCGGCGTCGTGTCCCAGAAGCTGGCCCTCGGCAAGTCGCTCGTCATCGACCGGACTCTCGTCCCGGTCGGCTCCGAGGCGGCGGTTGTCAACGCGATCTCGAAGCGACTGGAGGTCGACAGCGCCACGCTGATCGCCCGCCTGACCGGCAGCGATATCGCGATGCTCATGCTTCGCGAGAATCTCTCCGAGCAGGACGCGGCAGGCTATGCGGCGAGCATGATCGATATCCCGGGCGTCCGCGTCGTGAATACTATCGACTACCAGCTCGCGAATCACCCACTCCAGGATATGCCACTGATCGTCAAGAAGGACGTCGACCAGGCGATCGCGCTCGATCTGGCGTCGAACGCGCTCTACTTGCCCGGTGTCATCGTGGATGACGCGCTTCTGGTGCGTCACTACCCGGCCGGCCCGACCTTCTCGCACATCCTCGGCTACGTCGGTCCGATTACCGAGGAGGAGTACGACCACGAGCTGACGCCCAGTGGCGGCCATCTCTACGAAACCGACGACCGGGTGGGGCGAGGCGGGATCGAGCAGGCACTCGAGACGAGTCTGCGCGGAGAGAAGGGCGCCCGCTGGGTGCAGATCGACGCCAATGGGGTCGTCCGGGACGAGCTGCTCGACCAGCGCAAAGACCCACGCGCCGGCCTGAGCGCGCGGCTGACGCTCATTCGCGACTTCCAGATCGCCGCCGAGGCTGCGCTGCGCGATGGGATCGCCAACGCAAATGCCGACGCGCTGGAGAACGGCCGCGACCCGGTTGGCGCAGGCGTCGCGATCGCAATGAACCCGCAGAACGGCGAGATCCTGGCGATGGCCTCGCTGCCGACCTTCGACAACCAGAAGTTCGTCGATGGGATCTCCGACGCCGACTACCAGGCCTATCTCGACGATCCGTTCGAGCCACTGCTCGACCGCTCGATCTCCGGCCAGTTCCCGCCAGGGTCGACATTCAAGCCGATGATGGCTGCGGCCGGCCTGCACGATGGCGCTCAGCGGCCCGACGGACTCAGGCCGGACACGAAATTCCGCTGTCTCGGCCGCATCCGGGTGCCATGGACCTGGGACGAGACGCAGGGCAACGACTACCCGTGCTGGGAATTGGAGACGGGCCATGGAGACGTCGATGTCTTCACGGGCATCTCACACTCCTGCGACGTCTATTTCTACAACGTCGGCGCGCCGGACTCTGTCGCCGACAATGGCGTGCGCGTCCACTTCTACATCCCCAACGACCCGAACCAGCACTTCTTCATGGGCATGGGGGTCGAGAAGATGCATGCGTACATGACGAAAGTGTTCGGCTACGGTCGCGCGAGCGGCATCGAGCTGGCCGGCGAAGCGGATGGCATCGTCCCCAACCCCAAGTGGCTCTTCCAGACACTCGACCAGAACTGGTCGATTGGTGACACGATTAATATGTCAATCGGCCAGGGACATCTGCTCTGCACACCGTTGCAACTGCTCAATAGCACCGCGTCGATCGCGGCCGGCGGGAAGCTCTTTCGTCCGCGACTGATCCGCGACCTCATCCGCGAGGATGGCGTCGTCGACCGCACGTTCCAGCCCGAGATGATCAACGACATGACGATCGACAAAGGCCCGAACGACCCGTGGATCGCCGCCGAACACCTGGCGACGGTTCGCGAGGGAATGCGCCGGACGGTGACAGAAGGCACAGGCATGGGCAAGGTCGATGTGCCGGGGATCGAGATCGGCGCGAAGTCGGGCACCGCC is a window encoding:
- a CDS encoding FAD-dependent oxidoreductase; its protein translation is MRRIVVIGAGVVGASLAFRLAQAGQAVALLDSAEPGWGTTGSSFAWTNSNTKTPEDYFALNVAGMRAWGELRDELGDAPWYSEGGNLAWIVGDDGGRLEAQVARLRAWSYPVEWLSRAEMANLEPALRVEDDVEQGVYFPTESWVDGPAMARAMADEARKHGAEVHVASQVTAIERDGGRISGVQLANGERIPADLVVNCAGPAADAIARLAGRELPLAPTRGLIVRASHASGQVRRIVHTPRVHLRPDGDLLMLHHGDADVGIERGESPAEWAVELLRRAADYLPALEAARVSRWSVGTRPIPADGRTSAGLVSVLPGYAEVVTHSGVTLGPLLATLVTRQIVDGQTDPLLAPFSPDRFG
- a CDS encoding sigma-70 family RNA polymerase sigma factor, which encodes MNSTERSTPDPSDWLTALIARSLGDVEMTPDLDLALSRYALLARDDLAIRDRLLTMLSWKVARFCARYRRRAIDPWEIDDVQQEAFLAFVDVLAGWQPLTSQDGPAGFGYYFLRVFPMRLAGRVRALLREGAIVAPQDGAPHDPLDSIDIEDIVLANQVIVEICGYLNSRDQAIFQLSVRDGHGPSRIAELIGVNRRTIHRHWPAIVSIARERLRDAS
- the dinB gene encoding DNA polymerase IV, with the translated sequence MYAHDADRWVVHADLDAFFAAAEVLRRPELRGRPVIVGGSPEGRGVVASATYEARQHGVCSAMPMAQAVRLCPQAVIVRPDGALYRELSQRFRLVLDDFSPLVEVVSIDEAYLDISNSERLFGSVEQLSRALKQRVRDEVGLAVSLGVASNKLVAKIASDLDKPDGLRIVRRGQEAATLGPLPVERLPGVGPKATARLRAAGIVTLADLAVAPGVLLLDIVGSDAGRLQARARGEDDRAVRGEPGERKSLGHEQTFDRDIVAHAELDSTLYRLCERTGAELRRRGLMATTVALKLRYDDFATISRQQSLDRPTDAHQVIHVVAAELLDRALAERRAPVRLLGVRVASLASASHQLDLFDDHRVRLRQLNAAIDRITERTGAPMIVPARFARDPARRDAASNTKERR
- a CDS encoding metallophosphoesterase family protein, whose amino-acid sequence is MADVARVAIISDVHGNRPAFEAVLAEVDRRGPFDTLVGGGDYAFGGAFPDDSLALVVERGLTCVRGNTDEWIIEAATNGRQPAHGYEPEQAHSELLRSVDAWAAARLSDDHRRLLANLPVSWETTGPSGQTLAFVHSTPWSTHPVILPDAPEEMARRMLDAAGAQMLLYGHIHYAYTRQVDDRTLACVGSVGMPFDGDWRPCFAVAEDDGAGWRVEHVRVEYDREPYLAALLESGVPNAAEFISSIRQRGG
- a CDS encoding penicillin-binding transpeptidase domain-containing protein; the protein is MFKKNKRMELVRPGERRRREESDGDDNRITRRVLLARGTIGLAFVGLGGKLWQMQIAEGNEFRRIARENVIEFQRLKAPRGRILDRAGEPLAENRRSWSVQVTQSRLPDDKDQREHILGVVSQKLALGKSLVIDRTLVPVGSEAAVVNAISKRLEVDSATLIARLTGSDIAMLMLRENLSEQDAAGYAASMIDIPGVRVVNTIDYQLANHPLQDMPLIVKKDVDQAIALDLASNALYLPGVIVDDALLVRHYPAGPTFSHILGYVGPITEEEYDHELTPSGGHLYETDDRVGRGGIEQALETSLRGEKGARWVQIDANGVVRDELLDQRKDPRAGLSARLTLIRDFQIAAEAALRDGIANANADALENGRDPVGAGVAIAMNPQNGEILAMASLPTFDNQKFVDGISDADYQAYLDDPFEPLLDRSISGQFPPGSTFKPMMAAAGLHDGAQRPDGLRPDTKFRCLGRIRVPWTWDETQGNDYPCWELETGHGDVDVFTGISHSCDVYFYNVGAPDSVADNGVRVHFYIPNDPNQHFFMGMGVEKMHAYMTKVFGYGRASGIELAGEADGIVPNPKWLFQTLDQNWSIGDTINMSIGQGHLLCTPLQLLNSTASIAAGGKLFRPRLIRDLIREDGVVDRTFQPEMINDMTIDKGPNDPWIAAEHLATVREGMRRTVTEGTGMGKVDVPGIEIGAKSGTAEYGEAIEGKYKQGHAWFTAFGPFENPEICVAVMISGGGAGSVYSGPIANSILRTYFENQSIRDAARA